AAGAAAAAAACATCTTTATCGCAGAAATTAAAAAATCCGACAGTTTGCATTCTTTTAAAAACATCGCTTACAAAAGAATCGCGTCTCATAATAAACCTTTATCTCCTGAAGAAGTTATTGAATTTGCCAAAGACATTGGAAAAATAAAATGGGACGGGCAGGTTTGCGAAGAAGCCGGTTTGGATGATATTGATGAAGAAAAAATCGGATGGTATCTTGAGCAAAGAGAAAACGCGAGAAAAGTATCTAAAAAAGTTAAAATTTCCACCAACAAATTATTACAGAACATAAAAGCGTTGAAGAATAGCAAGCCGACTAACGCCGGAATTTTGTTTTTCGGAAAATACCCTCAAAAGTTTTTCCCCAACGCGAGATTAAGAATTGTCAGATTTAAAGGAAATGAAATAATTAATCCGACATTAGATACCGCAAATTGTGAAGGAACAGTTTGGGAGATGATAGAAACAGCCGAGGATTTCGTAAGAAAAAATATCCGGCTTTTGGGAACAAGAACAGAGAAAAGTTTTAAGCGGGAAGACAAATTTGAGTACCCGATAAAAGCGGTGAGAGAAGCGATAATCAATGCCTTGATTCACAGGAATTATTTTGAAACAGGAGATGTGAGAGTGTTTATTTTTGACAACAGGATAGAAATAATAAGTCCCGGAACATTTCCAAAGGGAGTTTCGCCTAAAAATCCCAAACATAAGCCAGTCAATGAAATTCTTTGTCAGTTAACCTATGATATCGGTTTTATTGAAAAGTATGGTTCCGGCATTAAAATGATGGAAAATTTAAGCAAGGAATGGGGAAATAAGGAGCCATATTATGATTTGCATCCCATTGAGTCTAAAATTATTTTTGAATCTCAAATTAAAGAATCAACTTATATTAAAGAGGATATTTTGAAAGAATTAAATGAAAGGCAGAAGAAGGCGATTGAATATCTTAAAGAAAAGGGTAAAATAACTAATGAGGAATATCAGAAAATAAATAACACAACCAGAATAACAGCGTTTAGAGATTTAAAGCATTTGGCTGATAAAAGAATCATTGAAATGGTTGGTAAAACAGGGAAATATACTTACTATATTGCATGGAAGCGTTAATGAAGCGTTAATGAAGCGTTAATGAAGCGTTAATGAAGCGTTAAAAAATATGGAAAATAAAAAAACAGGATTAATTCCGCCGCATGGCGGGTATAAGAAGTAATGATCAATTTACAATTTACAATTTACAATTTGAATTTCACCCTGTTAAATAATCGCAAAGCGAATTTAACGGGGTGAATAAATAAATTCCTTAATTTTAATTGAAAATTAAATCATTTAAACTTCATTTCAAATTTCAAACTTTAAACTTTAAATTTCAAAATTAATCTTATGGAATATAATCTTGAAGAGAGAACGGCTAAATTCAGTGAGAACATTATTGATTTGCTAAAAAGCATAAGACTAAACTCAATCAACAAATCAATAGTAAA
Above is a window of Candidatus Zixiibacteriota bacterium DNA encoding:
- a CDS encoding putative DNA binding domain-containing protein translates to MIESRIKKIINNGESRKVEFKLKINSGLGKSICGFANTNGGIVLIGVNDGGKIIGISKKHEREIANMAHTCKPSVYPKIEAVEIEEKNIFIAEIKKSDSLHSFKNIAYKRIASHNKPLSPEEVIEFAKDIGKIKWDGQVCEEAGLDDIDEEKIGWYLEQRENARKVSKKVKISTNKLLQNIKALKNSKPTNAGILFFGKYPQKFFPNARLRIVRFKGNEIINPTLDTANCEGTVWEMIETAEDFVRKNIRLLGTRTEKSFKREDKFEYPIKAVREAIINALIHRNYFETGDVRVFIFDNRIEIISPGTFPKGVSPKNPKHKPVNEILCQLTYDIGFIEKYGSGIKMMENLSKEWGNKEPYYDLHPIESKIIFESQIKESTYIKEDILKELNERQKKAIEYLKEKGKITNEEYQKINNTTRITAFRDLKHLADKRIIEMVGKTGKYTYYIAWKR